CTTTCCATAGATTTTGAAGGGTTACGAGCATCTGTGCGAGCATCTTCTGCCATTGCATTTTCTATCCTCCAAAAAACAGACCTCTTCAGGGTGCGCCTAAAGTCATTGCCTATGAAGACGTACAGTATGGGGTTCAGAAAGCTGTTTGCTGAGGCTAAAGTGCCCCCCAATTTCAACCCAGTCTGGATGGCCTCCACTGTGACAATCTCCAAGTGTAACTCCAGCAGGACAAAGGAGTGAAAAGGCACCCAGCACACAAAGAAGGCCAAGACCAGGCCCGCGATGACCTTGAAAGGTTTCTTCGATTTCAGAGTCAGACTTCTCAACTTCACAAACAGAatggagcagcagcagagaatgACCAGAAAAGGAATCAAGAAACCGCATACGAATCGTGTGACAGCCACTGTGCTGTGACTCAACCCATAGTCCGTGTGGCACTCCGTGGCCGTGCCGACAGTCTTGATTTGTCGGTGGACCAGCGAGGGGACAGTCAGGGCAGCCGAGAGGACCCACATTAGGACCACCGCCACCACGGCCTTCCCAACAGTTCGGTGGTTCTGTGACCAGATTGGGAATACGATAATCACACAGCGATCGACACTTATCAGAACCAGAAGGAAGACACTACTGAACATGTTAAGAAACAGGGCAGAAGAAGCTAGTTTGCACATGGCCAGTCCAAAGGGCCAGTGCAAGGTGGCTGTGTAAAATATGTTGAagggcaggcaggcacagaACAGGAAGTCAGAGATGGCCAGGCTGAGGTGCCAggtggtgtttacagtttttttcatctTATAACCAGAGATCCAGATGACAATACCATTTCCGATGAGTCCCACCAGGCATATAATGATGTTTATTGTCACTAGAGTTTCCATCAGAAAAGACTTGGGGTAACTAAATGTCATTGGAGAAGCAGTGAATGTCTCATTAGTCTCATTGTATGCAGTGTAATCCCCATAAGGTTCGTACTCAAAATCCATTATGTTAAAACATCCTGTTTAATTGGGGaggaaaacattttcattttagCAAAACAGATCATGCCTGTCATAGCACACAGAAAACAGTGAAGCCAATTTTTTCCaataaatccttagaacaaggTAAGATTTAAGATGTTGAAAGAAGAGACTCACCATGAAATGTAGAACACAATATTATCAGAACTGTTCCCTTGGCTTGCCTTTGTCTCTGTAAACGTTACTTCCTTAAAGTGTTCTCAGCGGTTTAATTTTCTGATGACAttcttgttttgtgtgtgtcaatTTATTAGGTGCTGCAATAGGGGTGGTGTTAAACAGGAATAGTGAAGAAGTGCCGGTTGCTAACTGACCGGTAAAGTTactaattacagttactagttacattcattgtaaagtaactagttagTTACTTGCTGTAGAGAGTAAGGCATTAAGTTACTTTTGCGTTACATTAGGAAAAGTCTTCAATTTCTAAGACAATTCACCTTGGTCACTCTTATGCCCAGTAGGCACATTTAATGGGTTGACCTCAGCAATAGCACATATTGTACTGAATATTCAGTGTCACTCTCATATAACATGATCAATCCTCATTAT
The Hypomesus transpacificus isolate Combined female chromosome 22, fHypTra1, whole genome shotgun sequence genome window above contains:
- the LOC124483814 gene encoding chemerin-like receptor 1, encoding MDFEYEPYGDYTAYNETNETFTASPMTFSYPKSFLMETLVTINIIICLVGLIGNGIVIWISGYKMKKTVNTTWHLSLAISDFLFCACLPFNIFYTATLHWPFGLAMCKLASSALFLNMFSSVFLLVLISVDRCVIIVFPIWSQNHRTVGKAVVAVVLMWVLSAALTVPSLVHRQIKTVGTATECHTDYGLSHSTVAVTRFVCGFLIPFLVILCCCSILFVKLRSLTLKSKKPFKVIAGLVLAFFVCWVPFHSFVLLELHLEIVTVEAIQTGLKLGGTLASANSFLNPILYVFIGNDFRRTLKRSVFWRIENAMAEDARTDARNPSKSMESLGKSIPFV